In Plasmodium chabaudi chabaudi strain AS genome assembly, chromosome: 10, a single genomic region encodes these proteins:
- a CDS encoding pantothenate kinase 1, putative: MKNMKVEKNTIDLLKKDNEYKNGGSKYESKKIIYEYICNNNIVENNQNVECNKKISYNGCSLDIGGTLIKLAYLNNIYINTNNKDIYRLENLGIKLEEDKYLFVDFFSINKLNEVLNFILKNNLIKDKKIILTGGGAYKYYYTIIETIIHEHILKKFNIQNNEYILTISKYQYCEDISTLYLQLQICRNHNINISSQIKFDNTFLNNFNKYERLVMYIENYEKSKDSHTKIVNNDSTDEMKNNFNNNTELLLEVYRNDEMQCVINGIYKLFNVKKSIIKYDNILKAQVPIQIKSPMYPFIVANIGSGISILKSDAHGTFTRIAGTSIGGGTVMGLATLLFGKISFDDLIKLSSKGNANLDLKIKHLKNDAVNNECVKDNTVVSLFGLTNNILENKKTDKMNQDIARSLILMVSYNIGYLVYLLAKIHSVKRILFSGKYINNNEHIMESITKGVYYHFHNYSKPVENSGRFNNASKNINKKNLFNNYGNIVDLSGYKHEDIKDNSHLGSYAQMSNDNDTLPEVLFLKHDGFLGVIGGFFS; the protein is encoded by the exons ATGAAGAACATGAAGGTTGAAAAAAACACGATCGATTTATTGAAAAAggataatgaatataaaaatggggGAAGCAAATatgaaagtaaaaaaattatatatgaatatatatgcaataataatattgtagagaataatcaaaatgtagagtgtaataaaaaaatatcatataatGGTTGTTCTTTAGATATAGGGGGaacattaataaaattggcttatttaaataatatatatattaacactaataataaagatatatatagacTTGAAAATTTAGGAATAAAACTTGAAGaggataaatatttatttgttgatttttttagtataaataaattaaatgaagtattaaattttatattaaaaaataatttgataaaagacaaaaaaattatattaacagGTGGAGgagcatataaatattactaTACTATAATTGAAACAATAATACatgaacatattttaaaaaaatttaatatacaaaataatgaatatattttaaccATATCAAAATATCAATATTGTGAGGATATATCTAccttatatttacaattacaaatatgtagaaatcataatataaacatatctagccaaataaaatttgataatacatttttaaataattttaataaatatgagcGTCTTGTTAtgtatatagaaaattatgaaaaatcgAAGGATAGCCATACGAAGATAGTAAATAATGATAGCACTgatgaaatgaaaaacaattttaataataatacagaACTACTTCTTGAGGTTTATAGAAACGATGAAATGCAATGTGTAATAAATGGAATATACAAACTAtttaatgtaaaaaaatctattataaaatatgataatatattaaaagcaCAAGTGCCAATACAAATCAAATCACCAATGTATCCATTTATTGTAGCTAATATTGGATCAGGAAtatcaattttaaaatcGGATGCTCATGGAACTTTTACCCGAATAGCAGGCACATCAATTGGTGGTGGTACAGTTATGGGACTAGCTACATTACTATTTGGTAAAATTTCATTTGatgatttaattaaattatcatcTAAAGGGAATGCAAATCtcgatttaaaaattaagcACTTGAAAAATGATGCAGTAAATAATGAATGTGTAAAAGATAATACAGTAGTTTCATTGTTTGGCTTAACCAATAATATACTTGAAAATAAGAAGACAGATAAAATGAATCAAGATATAGCTAGAAGCCTAATTTTGATGGTCTCATATAATATTGGCTATTTAGTATATCTGCTAGCCAAAATACATTCCGTAAAGAG aatattattttcgggaaaatatataaacaataatgAACACATCATGGAATCAATAACAAAAGGTGTATATTACCATTTCCATAATTATAGTAAACCAGTTGAAAATAGTGGACGTTTCAATAATgcatcaaaaaatattaacaagaaaaatttatttaataattatggcAATATAGTAGATTTGTCTGGCTATAAACATGAAGATATAAAAGACAATTCTCATTTGGGATCTTAC GCCCAAATGAGTAATGATAATGACACATTGCCCGAAGTTCTTTTTCTTAAGCATGATGGCTTTTTAGGAGTTATAGGAGggtttttttcataa
- a CDS encoding protein GPR89, putative produces the protein MIDITVIFLFIYHLVLLILGIVFFENYLFKDFDNSFSLVKIIFCFSFVLCLSLLSMIMFEILGFITTSLKLFIWYIDITFLVLFIYLIIPISLIYTYVTYEDEKISNSLFKFKYFYSALKKMKNNKKINNNDEDKNDFMRRLVYVSEDIINKMNNYNYQIKNRNKKKLFKIIIGCIIMLPLIWFAFYKISMVTFKSNSDVYDRYDIYNIDTILKEKLNIINKEFADEYDTNNDKNKNIFFIKIMKNLLIYISVTGMTIVSALSAFTSLYSPYTNISNFFFFVTLKKVKAIEKKIIFIKDELASKKKLLLLYQYPHLLNDYIKNKNKNNSISNYNANNIYNIRTNLAHPNDLNSYSNFGDLTYQYPNISNADNIIPYKEKGNELLNGSTDMAYFQNNNRIDNIDINKYYNNNNNQNEYKKIDSDIEYIGSKPFKKCNLYLGTHKSIYKDMHDTFMKKENEFYNIFNQNFIYNNNTKESEVINNEDEEIEQNATINFYDEVSIDKQINFKSFDGGSGKFLDKNMSGNNLLYKRNVKSSNYMDDNVNINYSSNFNYSPSNESYRYDEMDGGREIIRYNSYCGVSPKDDNSEHNNGIDLDSDDKNKKKKNFFYNMYSFKNVLIKNEDVLPYTNKQKEELYVNKKYISNLLVNSLQKPYRTLKSVKDFFTHNLIRNKNRQSFENVNKRSKEVLVQDIKTLEFMSKKLYFLLDEVVKEQIRINKSTTFSGMILYLLGIIMSILCFYKIIKTCYIIYMVEFHYKFIYTYSSGHALMLFYSKNMDFSFINDLKSVLNIVHININLDNYVVSITSILLLCFIFTNLKTFMEKIIKLRYSTKSSLYSNLAILLMCELMGLYFSAYCIQLFDYLPVKEKIKMIYIFFNNNILNLFKLKYHFDFVYVVSLFISLLLIKVHHKHRSNSFSEL, from the coding sequence ATGATAGACATAAcagtaatatttttatttatatatcatttagtATTACTAATATTAGGGATAGTATTTTTTGAGAACTACTTATTCAAAGATTTTGATAACAGTTTTAGCTtagtaaaaattatattttgtttttcttttgttttatgTTTATCTTTGTTATCTATGATTATGTTTGAGATATTAGGATTTATAACAACATCAttgaaattatttatttggtatatagatataacatttttagttttatttatatatttgataatacccataagtttaatatatacatatgtaacATATGAAGATGAGAAAATATCAAACAGCTTATTTaagtttaaatatttttattcagctttaaaaaaaatgaaaaacaataaaaaaataaataacaatgacgaagataaaaatgattttatgAGACGACTTGTATATGTTAGTGAAGacataataaacaaaatgaataattataattatcaaataaaaaatcgaaataaaaaaaaattatttaaaattataattggATGTATAATTATGTTACCATTGATTTGGTTtgctttttataaaatatcgaTGGTTACCTTCAAAAGTAATAGTGACGTTTATGATagatatgatatatataatatagacaccatattaaaagaaaaattaaatataataaataaagaatttgCTGATGAATATGATAccaataatgataaaaataaaaatattttctttattaaaattatgaaaaatttattaatctATATATCTGTTACTGGAATGACTATAGTTAGTGCATTATCTGCTTTCACTAGTTTATATTCTccatatacaaatattagtaatttctttttctttgttacattaaaaaaagttaaagcaattgaaaaaaaaattatatttataaaggATGAGTTAGCTTCAAAGAAAAAGCTACTATTACTATATCAATACCCACACttattaaatgattatataaaaaataaaaataaaaataattcaatatcaaattataatgcaaacaatatatataatattcgtACTAACTTAGCACACCCCAACGATTTAAATTCGTATAGCAATTTTGGTGATCTTACATATCAATATCCAAACATTTCAAATGCAGACAATATAATTCCTTATAAAGAAAAGGGAAACGAACTACTTAATGGATCTACAGACATGGCTTACTTTCAAAACAACAACCGAATCGACAATATTgatattaacaaatattataataataataataatcaaaatgaatataaaaaaatagatagTGATATAGAATATATAGGTTCAAAGCCTTTTAAAAAGTGTAACTTATATCTTGGGACACACAAATCAATTTATAAAGATATGCATGACACatttatgaaaaaggaaaatgaattttataatatattcaatcaaaattttatatataataataatacaaaagaaTCTGAAGTTATTAATAACGAAGATGAAGAAATTGAACAAAATGCaactataaatttttatgatgaAGTATCTATtgataaacaaataaattttaaaagtttTGATGGAGGTTCTGGAAAGTTTCTTGATAAAAACATGAGCGGAAATAACCTTTTATACAAACGGAATGTAAAATCGAGTAATTACATGGATgataatgtaaatataaattacaGTTCCAACTTTAATTATTCACCGAGTAATGAAAGTTATAGATATGATGAAATGGATGGAGGAAGGGAAATCATAAGATATAACAGCTATTGTGGTGTGTCGCCAAAAGATGACAATAGTGAACATAATAATGGAATCGATTTAGATAGTGAtgataaaaacaaaaaaaaaaaaaattttttttataatatgtattcGTTCAAAAATGTactgataaaaaatgaagatgTCCTTCCATATACTAATAAACAAAAGGAAGAATTATAtgtcaataaaaaatatatttctaattTGCTTGTTAATAGTTTACAAAAACCATATAGAACTTTAAAAAGTGTAAAAgatttttttacacataATCTaattagaaataaaaatcgacaaagttttgaaaatgtaaataaacgAAGTAAAGAAGTGCTAGTAcaagatataaaaacattagAATTTAtgtcaaaaaaattatattttttattagatGAAGTAGTCAAAGAACAGataagaataaataaaagtacAACATTTTCAGGaatgattttatatttattaggAATAATTATGTCAATCTTATgcttttacaaaattataaaaacttgttatattatatatatggtaGAGTTTCATTATAagtttatttatacttatAGTAGTGGACACGCATTAATGCTATTCTATTCAAAGAATATggatttttcatttataaacGATTTAAAAAGTGTGCTAAACAttgtacatataaatataaatttagatAACTATGTAGTATCAATCAcatcaatattattattatgttttatatttacaaatctaaaaacatttatggaaaaaattataaaattaagatATTCAACAAAATCCtctttatattcaaatctagccattttattaatgtGTGAACTAATGGGTTTATATTTCTCTGCATACTGTATCCAATTATTTGATTATCTTCCcgttaaagaaaaaattaaaatgatatatattttttttaataataatattcttaatttatttaaacttAAATATCACTTTGATTTTGTTTATGTCGTATCattgtttatttctttaCTCCTGATAAAAGTACACCACAAACACAGGTCCAACAGTTTCAGTGAGTtgtaa
- a CDS encoding glycine--tRNA ligase, putative, whose product MRIFLTIVLYMFLQRISYNLASCKITPVYKIKPKVYINQLKGIKKNSYIQNFYTFRKNIIIKPKKKINYAFFSTKPTDIKMNITNSESIEKQIEKISQEISLLIERNESIKIINDDPDLKTEYETNQKLLEQKKKTLNELCTIVSQPLNLIENRPHLESLIKRRLFYTNSFEIYGGVSGLIDYGPSGCLLKYELEKLWRHHFVFYDEMLEIKGTCITPYSVLKTSGHVDRFTDLMIKDVVTKDCYRADKYLSEWLNNKLNEIKGQKNDGNEKREKSFDKCESTNTNDAQTIQEIESILRKLDGMNESEIKNIINKYNIKSPEKNDLSDPFPFNLMFQTKIGPKESNENDMTENEKKKVNNKKDSNDMTKSNVAFLRPETAQGIFVNFKKLLEYNGGKMPFAGAQIGLGFRNEISPRNGLLRVREFEMGEIEYFFNPEKSNHEKYDLYKHLLLPLYPRENQLQDDGKVITNMTLEEAVNKGIICNEALAYFLARTYLFLLKCGIKKDGIRYRQHLDKEMAHYANDCWDAEILTSYGYIECVGHADRSAYDLKHHMNSTGANMYGCQKYDKPIDVEFVKIVPNKAKIGMKFKSDQNKIYKILNEKTNDELLNIEQELNKNQTYILKDSSNDSDGTNNTFELTRDMISFQKYSKKVQETNFIPNVIEPSFGIGRIIFCILEHSFRIRQFTDDKEERHYLSLPYVISPIKCSVLSISNNKEFYPYIKQIQTILNENNISCKLDNSSVSIGKKYARTDEIGIPFAVTIDFQTLKDKTVTLRDRDSMLQIRVSTSEVSSIISSLLSHKSSWSDHVQKYGLFVQQNLEN is encoded by the coding sequence atgagaatatttttaacaatcGTTCTATATATGTTCTTGCAAAGAATATCATACAATTTAGCTAGCTGTAAAATAACCCcagtatataaaataaaaccaaAGGTATACATAAACCAATTGAAAgggattaaaaaaaattcctACATACAAAACTTTTATACATTtcgtaaaaatataattataaaaccaaaaaaaaaaataaactatGCCTTTTTTTCAACCAAGCCAACGGAtatcaaaatgaatataactAATAGTGAAAGCATAGAAAAACaaatcgaaaaaataagtCAAGAAATATCTTTATTAATTGAACGAAATGaatcaataaaaattataaatgatgATCCTGATTTGAAAACAGAATATGAAACAAATCAAAAATTGctagaacaaaaaaaaaaaactttaaaCGAATTATGTACCATAGTAAGTCAGCCATTAAATCTTATTGAAAATAGACCCCACTTAGAAAgcttaataaaaagaaggttattttatacaaactcttttgaaatatatggGGGTGTATCTGGATTGATTGATTATGGTCCTTCAGGttgtttattaaaatatgaattagaaaaattatggagacatcattttgttttctatGATGAAATGCTAGAAATAAAAGGAACTTGTATAACTCCATATTctgttttaaaaacatcTGGGCATGTCGATAGATTCACCGATTTAATGATCAAAGATGTTGTAACAAAAGATTGTTATAGAGCTGATAAATATCTATCTGAATGGCTAAACAATAAGTTAAACGAAATCAAGGGACAGAAAAATGATGGAAATGAAAAACGAGAGAAAAGTTTTGATAAATGTGAAAGTACAAACACCAATGATGCACAAACAATACAAGAAATCGAATCTATATTAAGAAAATTAGATGGAATGAATGAaagtgaaataaaaaacataattaataaatataacattaaatctcctgaaaaaaatgatttatcGGATCCTTTTCCTTTTAATTTGATGTTCCAAACAAAAATAGGCCCAAAAGAaagtaatgaaaatgatatgactgaaaatgaaaaaaaaaaagtaaacaACAAAAAAGATTCCAATGATATGACTAAAAGTAATGTAGCTTTTTTACGACCTGAAACTGCTCAAggtatttttgtaaattttaaaaagttacTTGAATATAATGGTGGAAAAATGCCATTTGCTGGAGCACAAATCGGTTTAGGATTTCGAAACGAAATATCACCAAGAAATGGATTACTTAGAGTACGTGAATTTGAGATGGGAGAAAtcgaatatttttttaatcctgaaaaaagtaatcatgaaaaatatgatttatataaacatttgtTATTACCATTATATCCAAGAGAAAATCAATTACAAGATGATGGAAAAGTTATAACTAATATGACTTTAGAGGAAGCAGTAAACAAAGGAATTATTTGTAATGAAGCGTTAGCATACTTTCTAGCAagaacatatttatttttattaaagtGTGGTATAAAGAAAGATGGAATAAGATATAGACAGCATTTAGATAAAGAAATGGCACATTATGCTAACGATTGTTGGGATGCAGAAATTTTAACTTCCTATGGATATATTGAATGTGTAGGACATGCTGATAGATCAGCTTATGATTTAAAACATCATATGAATTCTACTGGTGCAAATATGTATGGTTgtcaaaaatatgataaaccTATCGATGTtgaatttgtaaaaattgtCCCTAATAAAGCAAAAATTGGTATGAAATTTAAAAGtgatcaaaataaaatttataaaatattaaatgaaaaaacaaacgatgaattattaaatattgaacaagaattaaataaaaatcaaacatacattttaaaagattCTTCAAATGATTCAGATGGAACTAACAACACTTTTGAACTAACAAGAGATATGATttcttttcaaaaatattctaaAAAAGTACAagaaacaaattttattccTAATGTTATAGAACCCTCATTTGGTATTGGACGaatcatattttgtattttagAGCATTCATTTAGGATTCGACAATTTACAGATGATAAAGAAGAAAGacattatttatcattacCTTATGTCATTTCTCCAATTAAATGTTCAGTACTATctatatcaaataataaagaattctatccatatattaaacaaatacaaacaatattaaatgaaaataatatatcttgTAAATTAGATAATTCAAGTGTTTCAAtcggaaaaaaatatgctagAACTGATGAAATAGGTATACCATTTGCTGTAACTATTGATTTTCAAAcattaaaagataaaacaGTTACGCTTAGAGACAGAGACTCTATGCTACAAATTCGAGTCAGCACATCGGAAGTCTCATCTATTATAAGTTCACTACTATCACATAAGTCCTCATGGTCTGACCACGTTCAAAAATATGGCCTATTCGTTCAGCAAAATTTGGAAAACTGA
- a CDS encoding DNL-type zinc finger protein, putative — protein sequence MAQSILGSLSKLSLSPCLGNNLISKNRNNDIKKLIYLFKKQNYNNYTIISQFPFDQNVKSIKRYNNIAFAYPTNNYNTKNIYQENGFHSSTSSTTFDKHNQTEINPNDNNQNKSNTTDMINISNKNLGDHEICETETSNEETTEDGKNRNKEYMVLMFTCKICEKKSAKKFSKQAYNNGVVIIRCPQCSNLHLISDQLGWFQDGKTNIEQIIQEKGEKVIKKFSYNNLLEIDDLLNAYK from the coding sequence atggcaCAATCAATATTGGGTAGCCTTTCAAAATTGTCACTATCACCATGTTTAggtaataatttaatttcaaaaaatagaaacaatgatataaaaaaattaatatacttatttaaaaaacagAACTACAATAATTATACAATAATATCACAATTCCCTTTTGATCAAAATGTGAAAAGTATAAAGAGATATAATAACATTGCTTTTGCATATCcaacaaataattataatacaaaaaatatatatcaagaAAATGGATTCCATAGCAGTACAAGCTCCACAACATTTGATAAACATAATCAAACCGAAATAAACCCCaatgataataatcaaaataaaagcaaCACAACAGACATGATCAAtataagtaataaaaatttaggGGACCATGAAATATGCGAAACTGAAACAAGTAATGAAGAAACTACGGAAGATGGAAAAAACagaaataaagaatatatggTTTTAATGTTTACATGTAAaatatgtgaaaaaaaGAGTGCAAAGaaattttcaaaacaaGCTTACAACAATGGTGTTGTTATTATTCGATGCCCACAATGTAGTAACCTTCATTTGATATCTGATCAATTGGGATGGTTCCAAGAtggaaaaacaaatatagaGCAAATAATACAAGAGAAGGGAGAAAAggttattaaaaagttttcATATAACAATTTGCTTGAAATTGATGATCTTctaaatgcatataaataa
- a CDS encoding myosin-specific chaperone UNC, putative translates to MEEFNVNHVDENKIEEIKNEGNDMFKNKKYKEAINTYLKVVPYLSNGSTKEIEIKDIVKYFKKKNTDHENGGNVSASHWASVKTIFIKICHNISLCYYFLEQFEKSIEYCLYINDMDMNHSKSYHTLGLCYEKLKDYKKCIAYFDKCKAILSTEKTNKTDGTKGETHSNKAEIDKINDRLKIIIKQVEDSKHVNTTTLDTIKNVVLDKNNTEENKIKMLHSIYNQKFYLLIKENIFKFLFDIINDKNNYSLRVEKTCLYVIYKILSKLESENMSIEKEKVKNSKNSNNCISTLDDIKFKYYYDADFVKLLFSFNEHFDEEWISSYIKNKTNKLENLKFDKEKETENKEHPYNLTTDTLVYILNIIKYVHVINNEKILKIINLYYANSDNSTLQNNALSVIIFMCKKKKFFIQSSIDKEKKANTKKFLDTLNEKYNLDTNNYVVDFHFSDSFKNPVCINSEIKKLIQNFITMYDSFPNDVEYSIILLITLLSDKNRPTEKDIEISDLIHECVDLYFHNNEIKIEWFVFVKCLFLVDKGIVLNYLIGKTEYMLCILTFINNSIGREAKKHISLYIDVLLLLMNISELRFMLTNYIDVYVSILKMLNYDENFLKLLIGAFKLYMHNADFKEKIAEHVDLFTYSKEMLKEFLLNYNNQEQNADQCSSISTVKKNETDNEKREDSNLDTDCAKNKKRSNITYSDDVLKDIIEMLFYLSLHIEFKKQLLEEKNNYILFFLIKAGEDINKKKLDNTYKYIYCNTINNLILTREDEKLRRREINKTNLANFDNEQIEALEQFYNKLPNTAGAKNDPLYDYGDSETSKKIISLLLFSEKYNMNINKNNTISTIANNTYKNGTIINTIYNFINNNFFTKNIAESICEIISKFVKDNSNIGIVLINNGLKALLSCSKHITNKKNCSLALCEIFINTNPKLIHFYEAYDSLPLLIDQLNNDEELLIFKSLMAITNILTIDENVAIKAMNLNLWGKCFDTLSSENQYIRSASLECICNLCSQAHVHQYIYDKYQKIVKQNENNKEIDFVEIQIIYAFTMEYDNYKAVFASTGALGMLSSDLRLPFYLIQTKSFNQVFNSFHKTNDQNILLRILTFFNNIILSENIPIDVIDKIKKTVKEKNGLNEENTQIANLILN, encoded by the coding sequence ATGGAAGAATTCAATGTAAATCATGTTgatgaaaacaaaattgaagaaataaaaaacgaagGAAATgatatgtttaaaaataaaaaatataaggaAGCGATAAACACATATCTTAAGGTCGTTCCATATTTGTCCAATGGCTCAACAAAGGaaattgaaataaaagatatcgtaaaatattttaaaaaaaaaaacacagaCCATGAAAATGGTGGAAATGTTTCAGCTTCACACTGGGCAAGTgttaaaacaatttttataaagatatgccataatatatcattatgtTACTATTTCTTAGAGCAATTCGAAAAGTCTATCGAGTATTGCCTATACATTAATGACATGGATATGAACCATTCAAAAAGTTATCACACATTAGGTTTGtgttatgaaaaattaaaggactataaaaaatgtatagcATACTTTGATAAATGTAAAGCCATATTGTCTacagaaaaaacaaataaaacagATGGAACTAAAGGTGAAACACATAGTAATAAAGCAGAAATCGACAAAATCAATGAtagattaaaaataataattaagcAAGTAGAAGATAGTAAACATGTAAATACGACAACGTTAGatacaattaaaaatgttgttttagataaaaataatacagaagaaaataaaataaaaatgctaCATTCTATTTATAATCAAAAGTTCTATTTACtcattaaagaaaatatttttaaatttttatttgacataataaatgataaaaataattatagttTACGTGTGGAAAAAACATGtttatatgttatatataaaatattatctaaattagaaagtgaaaatatgagtattgaaaaagaaaaggttaaaaattctaaaaattcaaataacTGTATTAGTACATTAgatgatataaaatttaaatattactaCGATGCGGATTTTGTAAAGCTCCTCTTTTCATTTAACGAACATTTTGATGAAGAGTGGATAAGTAGttacattaaaaataagacAAACAAGTTGGAAAATCTTAAATTTGATAAGGAAAAAGAAACAGAAAACAAGGAACACCCATATAATCTCACAACCGACACATTAGTgtacatattaaatattataaaatatgtacatgtcataaataatgaaaaaatattaaaaataataaatcttTATTATGCAAATAGTGACAATTCAactttacaaaataatgcattaagtgtaattattttcatgtgtaaaaaaaagaaattttttatacaatcCTCTATTGATAAGGAAAAGAAAgcaaatacaaaaaagtttttagacacattaaatgaaaaatataatttagatacaaataattatgttgttgattttcatttttcagattcttttaaaaatccAGTTTGCATAAATTCagagataaaaaaattaatacaaaattttataacaatGTATGATAGCTTTCCTAATGATGTAGAATATTCTATAATTTTGCTTATCACATTGCTGAGCGATAAAAACAGGCCTACTGAAAAAGATATAGAAATAAGTGATTTAATACATGAGTGTGtcgatttatattttcacaataatgaaataaagaTCGAATGGTTTGTATTTgtaaaatgtttatttttagttGATAAAGgtattgttttaaattatttaattggGAAAACAGAATATATGCTTTGTATTCTaacttttattaataactCTATTGGAAGAGAAgcaaaaaaacatatatctCTTTATATTGATGTATTACTTCTACTTATGAATATATCCGAGTTACGTTTTATGTTAACTAATTATATTGATGTATATGTGAGCATTCTTAAAATGTTAaattatgatgaaaattttttaaaactattAATTGGAGCATTTAAactatatatgcataatgcTGATTTTAAGGAGAAGATTGCAGAACATGttgatttatttacatattcaAAGGAAATGCTAAAAgaatttcttttaaattataataatcaaGAACAAAATGCTGATCAATGCTCTAGCATATCTACagtcaaaaaaaatgaaacagacaatgaaaaaagagaaGATTCAAATTTAGATACAGATTGcgcaaaaaataaaaaacgcTCTAATATAACATATAGTGATGATGTACTAAAAGATATTATTGAAATGCTGTTTTATCTTAGTTTGCATAtagaatttaaaaaacaattattggaagaaaaaaataattatatattattttttttaataaaagcaggagaagatataaataaaaaaaaattagacaacacatataaatacatatattgtAACACAATTAATAATCTTATTTTGACACGAGAAGACGAAAAACTTCGAAGAAgagaaattaataaaacgAATTTAGCAAACTTTGATAATGAACAAATAGAAGCCTTAGAAcagttttataataaattgcCTAATACAGCTGGAGCAAAAAATGATCCATTATATGATTATGGAGATAGTGAAACcagcaaaaaaataattagtttattattatttagtgaaaaatataatatgaatataaataaaaataatactattTCAACTATAgctaataatacatataaaaatggaactattattaatacgatttacaattttattaataataatttttttacaaaaaatattgctgAATCAATATGTGAAATAATATCTAAATTTGTAAAAGACAATAGTAATATTGGTATTGTACTTATTAACAATGGGTTAAAAGCTTTATTATCATGTTCTAAGCATAttactaataaaaaaaattgttctCTAGCATTAtgtgaaatatttataaatacgAATCCGAAactaattcatttttatgaagCTTATGATTCATTACCATTACTAATTGATCAactaaataatgatgaagaattattaatttttaaatcattaaTGGCAATtactaatatattaacTATTGATGAAAATGTGGCAATAAAAGCTATGAACCTAAATTTATGGGGTAAATGTTTTGATACTTTATCATCGGAAAATCAATATATAAGATCAGCGAGTTTAGAATGTATATGTAATTTATGTTCTCAAGCACATGTCcatcaatatatttatgataaatatcaaaaaattgttaaacaaaatgaaaataataaagaaattgaCTTTGTagaaatacaaataatatatgcctTTACTATGGAATACGATAATTATAAGGCTGTATTTGCATCGACAGGAGCATTGGGAATGTTATCATCAGATTTACGTcttccattttatttaatacagACAAAATCCTTTAATCAAGTTTTTAACTCGTTCCATAAAACTAATGAtcagaatattttattgagaattttaacattttttaataacatcATATTAAGTGAAAACATTCCTATTGATGTTAttgacaaaataaaaaaaacagttaAGGAGAAAAATGGATTAAATGAGGAAAATACTCAAATTGCCAATTTGATTCTTAATTGA